In Aulosira sp. FACHB-615, the genomic window ATCAGATTTTTGACTAAAAATCCTAGATTTTTGCCATCAATTTCTAAAATAACTGCCATCATTTTAGAGAGAAAATTCACTCCTTGTAAAAGTGATGGATAACCTAGCATCTCCTCTAAATCAACTAGCCAAAGCATTTCACCCCGCCAGTTATATATACCTAAAACACAACTAGGCATTTGAGGAACACCACATATATCTGCCAAAGATACTTGTAAAACTTCGGTAATGTGTTGCAATGATATGACTGCTTTATCGTTACTACCCAGGGTAAATCCTAAAAATTTTTGCTGGTTTTCCAATGTCAACTCATCCTTAAACAAGTTATTTTTTGAACTATTAATCTATTAGTTGGTTGTATTATCTAATAGATTAAATGACACATTTAAGCAATTTTATTGTAGGACTTGCTTCAGTGTTTTTACCAATTCTTCTTTATCAATTGGCTTGGATAAATAAGCTTCTGCGCCTAACATATTGCCCCACATTTTATCCACATCACTATTTTTCGTGGAACAAAAAACCACAGGTATTTTACTAGTTGCCGGATTCGCTTTTAGTTCTCGACAAATTTCAAATCCGCTTTTACCTGGCAAAATTACATCTAGAAAAATCACATCTGGTGTCTTGCCATCTATCTTGACTTGAGCTTCTTCACTACTTTTGGCACTAATTACAGAATAGCCAGCCTGTTGTAAGTAACGGCTGAGTATTTCCATATCTGTCAAACCATCTTCAACAATTAACGCAGTATTCATAAAAGTTTCCTACTCAATTAACTTACAAATAGAGACAAAAAATCTCAATACTCATCTATAGATGAATACGAGCTTTTAATCGAAACATAATTCAGGAGTTAGGAGCCAGAATTTCTTTTGAATTCTGTACTACTAGTTAATAAATAAACGTTTTAAAAACTCACCAAATCTACTACATCTCTAAATCTCTAAGACCCTTCAGCAATCTCAGGGCATCGCTCCTGAATTCTGACTTCTGAATTCTGCTTCAATGATTTAATTTTGGTTGATTATTTTTGTAAATGTTAGAGAAAAAACACTTACATTTCTAATTTTGCTGCAAAAATCTGGAAGAAAAATGTTAAGGTTTGTCAAATTACAGAAAAATTGTCATAGCTAAACGCACTAGAATAATCTGGATAAATATCTTGATGAATATCCAGTTTAACTAGTTATTAGCAAGTTTAAGCAGAGTCAGTATCTAGGCTTGATTACTAATGTCCCAAAGACACTTCTAAGTTAGAGTTACTCTGTGATTTAGGCGGTGTTACGCTTGCTGGTTTCTGAACTTGCAAATATTTGCGAATTACACTCATAACTTTATCCGCAGCGACAGGTTTAGTCAGAAAATCTGTAGAGCCAACAACTTTAGCACGGACTCGATCTAATAAACCATCATTGCCCGTTAAGATGATCACGGGTGTATTAGCAAAAGCAGATACACGTCGCAACTGAGTACAAATTTCGTAACCACTAGCGACTGGCATAATTAAATCTAAAAAAATCAAATCTGGTTTATGTTGAATTAAAGTCGGTAGTGCTTGGATTGGGTCTTGAATTTTAATGAATCTAAACCCATTTGCAGTCACAATATCCTCTAAAATCTTACATACTTGGGGACTATCATCGACACAGGCAACCAATGGCATCTGAGAGTTTTTTGGTTGCAAAGCAATAGAGTTATTTTCACCTTCCGTAGCTAACAAAGGTAAGTCTGGTACTTCGATTAATTCAACAATGCCTTTGAGAATATAGGGAAGTAATGAACGAGTTATAGGTAAAACATTCTGCTTCATTTTTGCAGCTAAATCTCGTAGCGTCTGTTTACCATTCATCAAAGTGACAAAGTTATTGTAAACAGATGGACTTACCTGTTGTTGGAGTTGTTCTGGTCTCCGCAGAATTGGTGCTAAATCAGGCGAAAAGTTTGCTAAACCAGCTTCTGACCAACTTTTCCAAGAGTCTTGCATCTGTTTGACAGATAAATCTGCACTCGTGAAACTCATTGGTGTTTCTAAAATGGTATCCTGGGTGCGATCGCAACTGAAAGCCTCAAAATCTGTATGCTGGGCCAAGTCGAATAACAACTCAGTAATTGTACTTTCGACAATTGCTTGAATTTGTTCTCTGTGAATTTTTTGCCTTTTGTACAAAATTTCTAACAGGCGATAATCCCAGTAATAAACGGCAAAATCTTGTTGGCGAAACTGAATTTTCTCCACAT contains:
- a CDS encoding chemotaxis protein CheW, whose protein sequence is MENQQKFLGFTLGSNDKAVISLQHITEVLQVSLADICGVPQMPSCVLGIYNWRGEMLWLVDLEEMLGYPSLLQGVNFLSKMMAVILEIDGKNLGFLVKNLMDIEWLDTEQMKLPAADFLSPKVSAFIQGYFINTLEEMVFNLDAAAIIKSPMWMSQH
- a CDS encoding response regulator transcription factor gives rise to the protein MNTALIVEDGLTDMEILSRYLQQAGYSVISAKSSEEAQVKIDGKTPDVIFLDVILPGKSGFEICRELKANPATSKIPVVFCSTKNSDVDKMWGNMLGAEAYLSKPIDKEELVKTLKQVLQ
- a CDS encoding response regulator; protein product: MTPPELMVSNNIIHEFRTCTQLQYNGQLNIKSAKGHHWSFYYRLGRIVWAAGGTHPFRRWRRYMAQYCPQIDVEKIQFRQQDFAVYYWDYRLLEILYKRQKIHREQIQAIVESTITELLFDLAQHTDFEAFSCDRTQDTILETPMSFTSADLSVKQMQDSWKSWSEAGLANFSPDLAPILRRPEQLQQQVSPSVYNNFVTLMNGKQTLRDLAAKMKQNVLPITRSLLPYILKGIVELIEVPDLPLLATEGENNSIALQPKNSQMPLVACVDDSPQVCKILEDIVTANGFRFIKIQDPIQALPTLIQHKPDLIFLDLIMPVASGYEICTQLRRVSAFANTPVIILTGNDGLLDRVRAKVVGSTDFLTKPVAADKVMSVIRKYLQVQKPASVTPPKSQSNSNLEVSLGH